In Phaeodactylum tricornutum CCAP 1055/1 chromosome 10, whole genome shotgun sequence, a single genomic region encodes these proteins:
- a CDS encoding predicted protein has translation MSNSGASTPHNSSSSTPPPPPPSQSDPLTVGTRFVKQYYQVLSTTPDQIHRFYQPTSWLSAGHGSEPTIPATLETIQASLKSRFVIAESSTDPNNAEKHAETPIRFEFEHGAIDAQWSVQGGVLLVVTGQVLVPLLNEEKDTKKSFVHTFFLGSTTAAGNKKSYYVHNDILRFVYQPETVSTATPVAAPSSSQEESEEAKGAKTNGATVEVTNTTNTTIQEKVTETVSLVEASVPFLETSAPEAPGGGVEESKELVPEDIQPEADHDPGRGVEESKEVEEETTAGTGNSVAGPPGSWASLVARSGTSSAPPTPTPGTPARGARQTSSQKPSTAAKAAEKPLNAELKGSSAMSSSTGASAKSGEGTTLVDKNNANANTNNLASKSTRPRLPTSKRDPDMTLVIKNISPETTEADIRGLFEQFAISTDAKVMGCTVSSHRIVAFVDYSSPAAVLAAIEAHNNKPLVLHDQVLVLYQKTFEKTGGRHGGAPSGSIGGGSSSGGRQPRRGGGRGDRGGSGRGGRGGRSGQ, from the coding sequence ATGAGCAACAGTGGAGCTTCGACTCCTCACAACAGTTCATCGTcgacgccgccgccgccgcctccgTCCCAATCGGATCCACTGACGGTGGGGACGCGTTTCGTCAAGCAGTATTACCAAGTGCTGTCGACGACTCCCGATCAGATCCACCGTTTCTACCAACCCACTTCCTGGTTGTCGGCGGGACACGGATCGGAGCCCACAATCCCGGCAACCTTGGAAACCATCCAGGCGAGTCTCAAATCTCGTTTCGTCATTGCGGAGTCGTCGACGGACCCGAACAACGCCGAGAAGCATGCGGAAACTCCCATACGCTTCGAGTTTGAGCACGGAGCGATTGATGCGCAGTGGTCCGTGCAGGGTGGCGTCTTGCTCGTTGTCACGGGGCAAGTTCTCGTCCCCCTACtcaacgaagaaaaggatACCAAAAAATCTTTCGTGCATACCTTCTTCTTGGGATCCACGACTGCGGCGGGGAACAAAAAGAGTTACTACGTGCATAACGATATTTTGCGATTCGTCTACCAACCGGAAACGGTCTCGACCGCTACTCCCGTGGCTGCTCCCTCCTCGTCCCAGGAAGAATCCGAGGAAGCCAAGGGAGCAAAAACGAATGGTGCCACCGTGGAAGTGACGAACACGACAAACACTACCATCCAGGAGAAAGTAACGGAAACAGTATCGCTGGTGGAAGCATCGGTGCCGTTTCTGGAAACATCGGCGCCTGAGGCTCCAGGCGGTGGCGTAGAGGAAAGCAAAGAGCTCGTACCGGAGGACATCCAGCCCGAGGCCGATCACGATCCCGGTAGAGGCGTGGAAGAGAgcaaagaagtggaagaagaGACGACTGCCGGAACGGGAAATTCCGTGGCGGGTCCCCCCGGCTCGTGGGCTAGTTTGGTGGCACGCAGTGGCACTAGTAGTGCACCTCCGACCCCCACTCCGGGGACTCCGGCGCGTGGAGCCCGGCAGACAAGTTCGCAAAAGCCGTCTACTGCCGCGAAAGCAGCCGAGAAGCCACTGAATGCGGAACTCAAAGGTTCCAGCGCAATGTCCAGCAGTACTGGAGCTTCAGCGAAATCAGGTGAAGGGACAACTTTGGTGGACAAGAACAATGCGAACGCCAATACCAATAATCTTGCTTCGAAATCCACTAGGCCTCGTCTCCCGACCTCGAAACGCGATCCGGACATGACTTTGGTAATCAAGAACATTTCGCCAGAAACGACAGAGGCTGATATTCGTGGTTTGTTTGAACAGTTTGCGATAAGTACCGATGCAAAAGTGATGGGCTGCACGGTATCGTCGCACCGTATCGTCGCCTTTGTCGACTACAGTAGCCCGGCAGCGGTTTTGGCCGCGATCGAAGCGCATAACAACAAGCCCTTGGTTTTACACGACCAAGTTTTGGTGCTGTACCAAAAAACGTTTGAGAAGACGGGCGGTCGCCACGGTGGAGCTCCTAGCGGAAGCATCGGCGGTGGCAGCAGCAGTGGAGGAAGACAACCCCGGCGTGGAGGAGGGCGTGGCGACAGAGGAGGAAGTGGCCGTGGTGGACGTGGAGGACGAAGTGGTCAGTAG
- a CDS encoding predicted protein: MRSILRQQDQPRLLHRLPSQRQSMQASSYFPLDNVLDVSYLDSSLPNSRECDFYTNPTILSRLILHQKYEAAMRRSSTHSEEARTWVVVRRQTSPASSVSNQAATPSSPAKTTSQRSNVTSLSSLSEDDVNNTTLSSNRNGDVNYPALKAQLEKLIATLVVAFPEACSQRDHQHRMPLHEAIWYRAGPETISALLIAYPDAVSMRDKYGRYPMALNECRDSPYRTQIRHMLLQGRDFWNTARTEAKLRLKHRTVPADLQSVASQSVLAASVTSTDDNSMYTRGDSVRQGRAGPGYQQLSPTITGCGEYKRTITSWSQLEHRTNTLEEKLAESMQENYETGKEATKLRVSKAKLQAKYDVLMGTGLGKQIELLQNEKIALEVQVRDLQQLAPLAEVRSFPLNQDHPMDKLVPQNIVLHCQPEVTVDVELQVLREENVRLKAGMGLLSQKHKDYQRRLDFAESLLDDMEDPEDFPFFDDNATDYSTIFTISTGTPKEKRIHTPRRPEPEKRVLSPALQQVRPKSAMKNFMPVEDVSQNKPGFMDPLDPSLLEMSREDDLESILKGAQEYFDKSSGLTRRLADSMSLPTSRMTSQITLPSILEKPDGQSSRDSRSGSFNSGQFSTEEKESALDDEIIESSLHTAIAGSDNLTVLLQETARLYSALPRDASIPPSLSPNVSDVTLQLARMELEHGSVNFEDLLAEAAQIYSGSSNVSHF; encoded by the exons ATGAGATCTATTTTGCGTCAACAAGATCAACCCCGACTGTTACACCGCCTTCCCAGCCAGCGGCAGTCGATGCAGGCATCATCATATTTTCCCCTGGACAACGTGCTCGACGTATCCTATCTCGACTCTTCGCTGCCAAATTCGCGGGAATGCGACTTTTACACGAATCCCACTATTCTCAGTCGTCTGATTTTGCACCAAAAGTACGAAGCCGCAATGCGCCGTTCCTCTACGCACAGCGAAGAAGCAAGGACTTGGGTGGTCGTGCGGCGCCAGACTAGTCCGGCTTCTTCCGTGAGCAACCAAGCCGCGACCCCATCATCCCCCGCCAAAACGACATCGCAGCGTTCGAACGTGACTTCCCTGAGCTCGTTGAGTGAAGATGacgtcaacaacacaacGCTTTCTTCGAACAGAAATGGTGACGTGAATT ATCCGGCTTTGAAAGCTCAGCTCGAAAAGCTCATTGCCACGCTGGTGGTGGCCTTTCCCGAAGCTTGTTCCCAACGCGATCACCAACACCGGATGCCTTTGCACGAAGCGATCTGGTACCGAGCCGGTCCCGAGACAATTTCGGCCTTGTTGATTGCCTATCCCGACGCAGTTTCCATGCGGGACAAGTACGGCCGCTATCCCATGGCGCTCAATGAGTGCCGAGACAGCCCGTATCGTACACAGATTCGGCATATGTTACTACAAGGTCGAGACTTTTGGAATACGGCCCGCACGGAGGCCAAGCTGCGACTCAAACATCGCACCGTGCCTGCCGATTTGCAGAGCGTTGCTTCCCAGAGCGTTTTGGCAGCCAGCGTAACCAGTACCGACGACAATTCAATGTACACACGTGGTGATAGTGTACGGCAAGGCCGGGCGGGCCCGGGATATCAGCAACTATCGCCAACGATAACTGGTTGTGGGGAATACAAACGTACCATTACTTCTTGGTCACAGTTGGAGCACCGCACGAATACACTGGAAGAGAAATTGGCCGAGTCGATGCAAGAAAACTACGAAActggaaaagaagcaaccAAGTTGCGGGTTTCCAAAGCGAAATTACAAGCAAAGTATGACGTACTGATGGGGACGGGCCTCGGAAAACAGATAGAACTtttgcaaaatgaaaagatCGCACTGGAAGTTCAAGTTCGCGACCTCCAACAGCTCGCTCCACTTGCGGAAGTGCGATCTTTTCCTCTCAACCAAGACCACCCTATGGATAAACTTGTCCCACAAAATATCgtccttcactgtcagcccGAAGTGACGGTAGACGTGGAATTGCAAGTCTTGAGGGAAGAAAATGTCCGGCTCAAAGCCGGTATGGGGCTGCTGTCGCAGAAGCATAAAGATTACCAACGCCGCTTAGACTTTGCAGAATCTTTGTTGGACGACATGGAAGATCCCGAAGACTTCCCATTCTTTGACGACAACGCAACCGATTACAGCACGATCTTTACAATTTCTACAGGAACGCCGAAAGAGAAAAGGATACACACGCCGCGCCGTCCGGAACCGGAGAAGCGGGTCCTGTCGCCCGCACTCCAACAAGTACGTCCCAAGTCGGCAATGAAAAATTTCATGCCGGTGGAGGATGTCAGTCAGAACAAGCCCGGTTTCATGGACCCACTTGATCCATCGCTGCTGGAAATGTCGCGAGAAGACGACCTGGAGTCTATCCTCAAAGGAGCACAAGAATATTTTGATAAGTCGTCGGGCCTCACTCGTCGCCTTGCCGATAGCATGTCATTGCCTACATCACGCATGACGTCCCAGATCACATTACCAAGCATTCTTGAAAAGCCCGATGGGCAAAGCTCCCGTGACAGCCGGTCTGGAAGCTTCAATAGTGGCCAGTTTAGCacggaggaaaaggagaGTGCGCTCGACGACGAGATCATCGAATCTAGTCTGCATACTGCAATAGCCGGCAGCGACAACTTGACAGTGCTTCTGCAAGAAACAGCCCGGCTCTACAGCGCTCTACCCCGTGATGCTTCCATCCCTCCTTCGCTATCTCCAAATGTATCGGATGTCACGTTGCAGCTGGCACGTATGGAACTGGAGCATGGCTCGGTAAACTTCGAAGACCTTTTGGCAGAGGCCGCTCAAATCTACAGCGGAAGCAGCAATGTGTCCCACTTCTAA
- a CDS encoding predicted protein: MLRSCRIPPVLNRICDEQVQFALLVTNDGELLGSSTQHLHSDSSTWNPSITKDPESFGTLLADIAMDYQRLGEEYAGIDATQRSKSHMQCLLLELDLGLVGVSSCLGTDCLVLAVAKSDAPPGLLKARLQTVAVYVQEALSTITETA; this comes from the coding sequence ATGCTTAGATCTTGCCGTATTCCGCCAGTTCTGAACCGAATTTGTGATGAGCAAGTTCAATTTGCCTTGCTCGTCACGAACGACGGCGAGTTGTTGGGTTCATCGACGCAGCATCTACACAGCGACTCTTCCACATGGAATCCTTCCATTACCAAAGACCCGGAATCATTCGGAACGTTATTGGCAGACATCGCTATGGACTATCAACGGCTCGGTGAAGAATATGCCGGCATTGATGCAACTCAACGATCAAAATCGCACATGCAATGTCTATTGTTGGAACTAGATCTTGGATTGGTGGGTGTATCGAGCTGCCTCGGAACTGACTGTCTCGTCCTAGCTGTGGCTAAATCGGATGCTCCACCGGGACTGCTAAAGGCAAGGCTGCAAACGGTTGCGGTTTACGTACAAGAAGCTCTGTCGACCATTACAGAAACAGCTTGA
- a CDS encoding predicted protein, whose product MTEVSLTIGSALLAFGPFLSLFGLLVYQKAQLVIVVTTAAFFFLLAAVTASLAWTIFHAIGLGGPLAALVPGVFFQFAFRCGFVALYHNVEQVIQNSMEKSDQRRRDVAHPEQGINSTDAPNARIEQNITQESDQWTEATKLRLQLNDASCGVAAGVGFGGMHVIMLYGTLWASQVGDSEGVLYQDACPQVPSLALSAVYAFLFSILDVFWMLFTFFGMRRRRMFHRGAQGEDEYVSVGAWFGNSRTGGNFALLLCLVTHSFAAVFTTADYFNHGCLISIPLTSGMVFVTAYLFWAGVGRIYMPPSQIAMVHGEAPAVSFHED is encoded by the coding sequence ATGACCGAAGTCTCCTTGACGATAGGATCGGCCTTGTTGGCCTTTGGGCCATTTCTGTCGCTATTTGGACTCTTAGTATATCAGAAGGCCCAACTTGTGATCGTAGTAACAACAgctgcctttttctttctccttGCTGCCGTCACCGCGAGTCTCGCTTGGACCATTTTCCACGCCATTGGCCTTGGCGGTCCTTTGGCTGCTCTCGTCCCCGGTGTCTTTTTCCAGTTTGCCTTTCGATGTGGATTTGTTGCGCTGTACCACAACGTGGAGCAGGTAATTCAAAATTCGATGGAAAAGTCGGACCAACGTCGTCGGGACGTTGCTCATCCCGAACAGGGGATCAACAGCACCGACGCACCGAACGCTCGCATCGAACAAAATATTACACAGGAAAGCGACCAATGGACCGAGGCGACAAAGCTACGACTACAACTAAACGATGCAAGCTGTGGTGTTGCCGCTGGGGTCGGCTTTGGTGGGATGCATGTAATTATGCTGTATGGGACACTTTGGGCTTCTCAAGTCGGTGATAGTGAGGGCGTGTTGTACCAAGACGCGTGTCCACAGGTTCCATCGCTGGCATTATCTGCGGTATATGCATTCTTGTTCTCTATTCTTGATGTTTTCTGGATGCTTTTTACTTTCTTCGGCATGCGCCGGCGTCGTATGTTTCACCGAGGGGCTCAGGGTGAGGATGAATACGTATCTGTTGGTGCATGGTTTGGAAATAGTCGAACTGGGGGTAATTTTGCCTTGTTACTATGTCTGGTCACTCATTCTTTTGCAGCTGTCTTCACCACTGCGGATTATTTCAACCACGGATGTTTAATATCTATTCCTTTGACCTCGGGCATGGTCTTTGTGACAGCGTATCTGTTTTGGGCCGGGGTGGGTCGTATCTACATGCCCCCTTCTCAAATTGCCATGGTGCATGGAGAAGCCCCAGCGGTATCCTTTCACGAGGATTAG
- a CDS encoding predicted protein produces the protein MTAKDTVVFASSGSGVGSPHGNASISLLNHDVRFQHLTPTMEVLDEEIVAPSSSEDGSEPQAKSMKSLLLLTQIAAAEDLHITKDQPYSCSHQKSLQLRQQLDELQRTSHPYTARQITGLADAIQELQSRAILLQVENDAQSQDIQQLYSKLKETHKENNKLEKSLARMTRKYQKLLDKSERQRRERKTLIQHVKSLLQKGKTDEVSRRDLEEANQVYKIYTHEQFLAQSVRERTTSTDSNFSDADALDFGEDGQGDDSASSKSSNISLVTSECVATVRLAAAAKPQLLSPLSNTEGHETWTTSSETSGSGTITTIATPNNADDSSRLCEYSLRFINGAKTGLMIHEIALNQQSIDEISSPSALLSSAMLEENEVGDCVPLQGTTPHKNAFSMSFGFESFLHRNKAEDKDIQDIESRAFLVSGYTEDFDSEANTKPPVGARLIAIDNKPVHDTWTLTDVYEKLRATCGDDVNDRHSDTLTLSFRNDTLSTKCKEALKQQIEAESNEVASEMLICTSKEKFYEKASPFSFGFLKPSSSTRKHLKEIEPAREDAENSSAEQDTSKAKKQSVIETEPKESLDEFELGKSSGINFGFLMAKAASPKVFTTQDDQVASCPASASSESNCPQSIKDSARKYQFWKLAKETGPPCDKTLSTLESTTEQCATEKKSHSTTNSFQLNFWGRSQSTPHKHNASEQLCPSPNAQIKTSVNSLSARASSRADDQTGDPCSDQD, from the coding sequence ATGACGGCAAAAGATACCGTTgttttcgcttcttccggCAGTGGCGTAGGGAGCCCGCATGGGAATGCAAGTATCTCTCTACTAAACCATGACGTTCGTTTCCAACATCTTACTCCAACCATGGAGGTATTAGACGAAGAGATTGTTGCTCCCAGCTCAAGTGAGGATGGTTCCGAGCCTCAAGCCAAAAGTATGAAATCTCTCCTCCTTTTGACTCAGATCGCTGCGGCGGAAGATCTCCATATAACAAAGGACCAGCCTTACAGCTGCTCTCATCAGAAATCTTTGCAACTTCGACAGCAGCTCGATGAACTACAACGAACCAGCCATCCCTATACGGCCAGGCAAATCACTGGGCTAGCCGATGCTATACAAGAGCTGCAATCTCGGGCTATCCTGCTTCAAGTAGAAAACGACGCACAGTCACAGGACATCCAGCAGTTGTACAGCAAGTTAAAAGAGACACACAAAGAAAATAACAAACTTGAAAAGTCCTTGGCGCGAATGACTCGAAAATACCAGAAATTGCTCGACAAATCGGAACGTCAGCGACGCGAGCGCAAAACTTTGATTCAACATGTCAAGTCTCTATTGCAAAAAGGTAAAACCGACGAAGTGTCTCGAcgtgatttggaagaagccaatcAAGTGTACAAAATATACACCCACGAGCAGTTCCTGGCGCAAAGCGTTCGAGAGCGAACGACCTCTACCGATAGCAATTTTTCCGACGCCGATGCCTTGGACTTTGGCGAAGATGGACAAGGTGATGATTCGGCAAGCAGCAAATCCTCGAACATATCTCTGGTAACAAGTGAATGCGTCGCAACTGTGCgtttggcggcggctgcaAAGCCCCAGCTTTTGTCTCCGCTTAGCAATACAGAAGGTCATGAAACGTGGACAACGTCCAGCGAGACCAGTGGGTCTGGTACCATAACGACCATTGCTACCCCCAACAACGCAGACGACTCTTCCAGACTTTGTGAATACTCCTTGCGATTTATAAATGGAGCAAAAACAGGGCTTATGATCCACGAAATTGCACTAAATCAGCAGAGCATTGACGAAATAAGCTCGCCCTCGGCACTACTGAGCTCCGCGATGCTTGAGGAGAATGAAGTCGGAGACTGCGTCCCTCTGCAAGGTACTACACCACATAAAAATGCATTTTCCATGAGTTTTGGCTTtgaatcttttcttcatcgAAATAAAGCCGAAGATAAGGATATACAGGATATCGAAAGCCGTGCATTCTTGGTTTCCGGATATACAGAGGACTTCGATAGCGAAGCCAACACAAAACCTCCTGTCGGAGCTCGATTGATTGCCATAGACAACAAACCAGTACACGATACATGGACTTTGACAGACGTTTATGAAAAACTACGTGCCACTTGCGGTGATGACGTCAATGACAGGCACAGCGATACACTAACATTAAGCTTTCGCAACGACACACTCTCAACGAAGTGCAAGGAAGCCTTGAAGCAGCAGATAGAAGCAGAATCAAACGAAGTTGCCTCGGAGATGCTTATATGCACGTCCAAGGAGAAATTTTACGAAAAGGCAAGTCCCTTCAGTTTTGGTTTTTTGAAGCCCAGTTCCAGCACTCGCAAGCATttgaaagagattgagccGGCAAGAGAGGATGCGGAGAATTCATCCGCAGAACAAGACACGTCGAAGGCTAAGAAGCAAAGTGTGATCGAGACCGAACCCAAGGAGTCTCTAGACGAGTTCGAGCTGGGAAAATCCTCGGGAATTAATTTTGGTTTCTTGATGGCCAAAGCCGCCAGCCCAAAAGTTTTCACGACCCAGGATGATCAAGTTGCGTCCTGCCCTGCCAGCGCTTCTAGCGAATCCAATTGTCCGCAAAGTATTAAGGACTCAGCTCGAAAGTATCAGTTCTGGAAACTTGCAAAGGAGACTGGGCCGCCGTGTGACAAGACACTCAGCACGTTGGAGAGCACAACGGAGCAATGTGCTACCGAGAAGAAATCTCATAGTACCACGAATTCATTTCAACTGAATTTCTGGGGTAGATCCCAATCTACTCCACACAAACACAACGCGAGCGAACAACTCTGCCCTTCCCCAAACGCGCAAATAAAAACGTCGGTAAACAGCTTGAGTGCACGAGCCAGTAGTCGTGCCGATGACCAGACTGGGGATCCTTGCTCTGACCAAGACTAG
- a CDS encoding predicted protein encodes MRKSRPKVLLLGVSYPKIETLSLFKQRPGCEGISNGGGRISLVERVVDSVKQNILTQMDGRDLARCVATEEHCHVDVYTVSQEKGAIYRDDRHFDGNFNRQTFCRTLKKHFDLIDEGFDQVILDYFWIPAGWNVQHWSRSFFKTTLVNLVKDCVLKLSRDAGHRPGRVYLPFCLHCFKEILASSSTILEHYNVSFLRKGELQQISFWKGTQQIDPDTMQGILAKRRDQEELYCTFGPRDLHEGEDDPFISKGEIADMARKLEDFGMIRFIVLEPLTKTATTRTARQRKNTGRLRGDFVGLVPPPSVKRGFDHLKNTSVCPTTPRKSKLKRVAPNALSLPIRSLTRSERDTRSTQRKAKERRITRAGSPQTVIEGFLKEPAITSQQKQLKPSNLFP; translated from the coding sequence ATGAGAAAAAGTCGCCCAAAGGTCCTTCTTCTGGGAGTGTCTTATCCGAAGATTGAAACGTTGTCCCTTTTTAAGCAACGTCCTGGTTGCGAGGGAATATCCAATGGCGGTGGTAGAATTTCTTTGGTCGAGAGAGTGGTGGACTCTGTAAAACAGAACATACTGACGCAGATGGATGGACGTGATCTTGCTCGTTGTGTAGCTACAGAAGAACATTGTCATGTAGATGTTTACACTGTCTCCCAGGAAAAAGGGGCAATCTATCGAGATGATCGGCATTTCGACGGAAACTTTAATCGGCAAACGTTCTGTCGAACGCTGAAGAAGCATTTTGATTTAATAGACGAGGGCTTCGACCAAGTAATCCTCGACTATTTTTGGATTCCTGCAGGATGGAATGTCCAGCACTGGAGTAGATCGTTTTTCAAAACGACTTTAGTTAATCTCGTCAAGGATTGTGTACTAAAGCTGAGTCGAGATGCTGGTCATCGACCAGGCCGGGTATACCTACCCTTCTGTCTCCATTGTTTTAAAGAGATTTTGGCCTCCAGTAGCACGATTCTGGAACACTACAACGTATCCTTTTTAAGAAAAGGAGAGCTGCAGCAGATATCATTTTGGAAGGGTACTCAACAGATCGATCCTGATACTATGCAAGGAATACTCGCAAAGCGGCGAGACCAAGAAGAACTGTATTGTACGTTTGGTCCTCGGGATCTCCACGAAGGTGAGGACGATCCTTTTATATCAAAGGGTGAAATTGCAGACATGGCAAGGAAGCTTGAAGATTTCGGAATGATTCGATTTATAGTGTTAGAGCCTCTCACTAAAACTGCCACTACTCGAACGGCTCGACAGCGCAAAAATACAGGACGTTTAAGAGGCGACTTTGTCGGACTCGTGCCGCCTCCTTCTGTTAAGCGGGGCTTTGATCATCTCAAGAATACTTCGGTGTGCCCAACAACGCCTCGGAAATCGAAGCTGAAACGAGTAGCGCCGAATGCACTGTCTTTGCCTATCCGAAGCTTGACTAGGAGTGAACGGGATACAAGATCCACCCAACGAAAAGCGAAAGAACGAAGGATTACGAGAGCTGGATCGCCTCAAACCGTTATTGAGGGCTTTCTTAAGGAACCTGCCATCACTTCCCAGCAAAAGCAGCTGAAGCCCAGTAATCTTTTTCCTTAA
- a CDS encoding predicted protein — translation MTNTRHIVSLLIMCVTAHAAVRTAEVPLADLLPEHESVFSEKAMMGRAHKLATLASSHHSRAVQETDGAYTGNSIQRVCRAIENQFQDPVRCDCIGALQSNTFSMTCEYDKAVCGPLNAVCGRPVIAMTLVNGGVFSSTTCIRDYVNSRQRIDYKDTCVALELCNENDSSQGFCGCTVSYGADVCNDCNICNNGMGVQIDCSNVDENAITTQCRTVDLDMDLAGGAGLIAGFLPGFEDFCSSLEEGTGSNVGCECADSGSGNYEVNCKTLEEKCSESNVCGQVATSVDVDRGRIKSVRTCADIRIPYTYEQTCSTVSVEETADGRRIDGCGVFYNDQACNNCQICNEGKGIIFDCSNIDANVAVDNCQPVLVETMFEFVPEYTKPPATLRNTEDGAGIAQNQPVTASSASSFRYFWGLGCILATWASLY, via the coding sequence ATGACTAACACAAGACATATTGTAAGCTTGTTGATTATGTGCGTGACAGCACACGCGGCTGTCAGAACAGCGGAGGTCCCCTTGGCTGATCTTCTGCCTGAACACGAGTCGGTGTTTTCCGAGAAGGCCATGATGGGACGGGCCCATAAACTGGCCACACTCGCTTCCTCGCATCACAGCCGTGCAGTCCAAGAGACTGATGGTGCGTACACAGGAAACTCAATTCAACGCGTTTGTCGTGCGATAGAGAATCAGTTTCAAGATCCGGTGCGCTGCGACTGCATCGGTGCCTTGCAGAGCAATACTTTCAGTATGACTTGCGAGTACGACAAAGCAGTATGCGGGCCTCTCAACGCCGTATGTGGTAGACCAGTCATTGCCATGACACTAGTAAATGGCGGGGTGTTTTCTTCAACAACTTGCATTCGTGACTACGTTAATAGTCGGCAGAGAATCGACTACAAAGATACTTGTGTCGCATTGGAACTCTGCAATGAGAACGACAGCTCCCAAGGCTTTTGTGGATGCACTGTGAGCTATGGGGCCGATGTATGCAATGATTGTAACATCTGCAACAATGGGATGGGAGTCCAAATTGACTGCTCTAACGTGGACGAGAATGCTATCACAACTCAATGTCGAACGGTTGATTTGGATATGGACCTTGCTGGCGGAGCAGGATTGATCGCTGGCTTCTTGCCAGGTTTTGAGGATTTCTGTAGTAGTCTCGAAGAGGGGACTGGAAGCAATGTTGGTTGCGAATGTGCGGATTCAGGAAGCGGAAATTATGAAGTCAACTGTAAAACGCTGGAGGAAAAGTGTAGTGAAAGCAATGTTTGTGGCCAGGTTGCGACATCCGTCGATGTAGACAGAGGTCGAATTAAATCAGTACGGACGTGCGCCGATATTCGTATACCCTATACTTACGAGCAGACGTGCTCTACAGTCAGTGTGGAAGAAACGGCGGACGGGCGTCGAATTGACGGGTGTGGTGTTTTCTATAATGACCAGGCCTGCAACAACTGTCAAATCTGCAATGAGGGCAAAGGCATTATCTTCGATTGCTCCAACATTGATGCAAatgttgctgttgacaaTTGTCAACCAGTTTTGGTAGAAACTATGTTCGAATTTGTTCCAGAATATACAAAACCGCCTGCCACTCTTCGAAATACTGAAGATGGAGCAGGAATAGCTCAGAATCAGCCAGTGACGGCTAGCAGTGCTTCATCGTTCCGATATTTCTGGGGGCTCGGATGTATACTTGCGACATGGGCTTCTCTATATTAA
- a CDS encoding predicted protein has product MSVAADNFKRSTFVSALKFVALIAVSRIHEGALEPMKFFKKFRKGDPSGKKSQNDKTVSQPPGKSRTSSSTGSSNMPLSETQLLQEQVHSQSSTTVNENGNRVTTTTVRVPPQDKSSNTNVPPSQQYTIDLAATELTRALVKKFIADIWNRGEIDLIPEVCSPSLRFNGNTGFDRVGHDGLSRMVATIREALDDYHCEIHSMVVESNKAFCRLRFTGKHNGQLLGYTPTGKSVAWMGATEFTIQNGKILKVWELGDVKSLEEQLAADENGSRSSTEFAEAEKEI; this is encoded by the coding sequence ATGAGCGTTGCAGCTGATAATTTTAAACGAAGCACTTTTGTCAGTGCTCTGAAATTCGTTGCATTAATAGCTGTATCTAGAATACACGAGGGCGCTCTAGAACCCATGAAATTTTTTAAGAAATTTCGGAAAGGCGACCCAAGCGGAAAGAAGAGCCAAAATGATAAAACCGTCTCTCAGCCGCCTGGGAAATCTCGTACGTCGTCGAGTACGGGCTCCAGTAACATGCCCTTGTCTGAGACGCAACTGCTACAAGAGCaagttcacagtcagtccagCACAACTGTAAACGAGAACGGAAACCGTGTCACCACGACGACGGTCCGGGTGCCGCCCCAAGACAAGAGCTCCAACACGAACGTACCTCCTTCACAGCAGTACACGATCGACTTGGCAGCTACCGAACTCACACGAGCTCTGGTCAAGAAATTCATTGCCGATATCTGGAATCGTGGTGAGATAGATCTGATCCCAGAAGTTTGTAGCCCAAGCTTGCGATTCAACGGCAATACAGGCTTTGATCGGGTCGGACATGATGGCTTGTCGCGCATGGTCGCCACCATTCGCGAGGCGCTGGACGATTACCACTGTGAGATTCATTCCATGGTGGTTGAAAGTAATAAAGCCTTCTGTCGACTACGCTTTACTGGAAAACATAATGGACAGTTGCTGGGTTATACGCCTACTGGCAAGTCGGTCGCGTGGATGGGAGCGACCGAGTTTACCATTCAGAACGGTAAAATTCTCAAGGTGTGGGAGCTGGGAGATGTAAAATCGTTGGAAGAACAGCTCGCTGCGGACGAAAATGGTTCTAGGTCTTCGACAGAATTTGCGGAAGCAGAAAAGGAGATTTGA